The DNA sequence CCGTCCTGCGGACCGAGCAGGACTTCGCGGACATGACCCGGGCATACCTGGAGCGGGCTGCTGCCGCCGGCGTCCGGCACGCGGAAATCATGATGGACCCGCAGGCGCACGTATCCCGCGGGATTCCCCTGGAGGCCTGCGTCCAAGGTGTCGCCTCTGTCCTTGCCACGTCGGAGGAGGACTACGGCATCTCCACCATGCTGATCGCTGCATTCCTGCGTGACCTCCCGGAGGACTCCGCCCTCGAAGTCCTGGATCAACTGCTGGCCATGAATGCTCCGATCGGTGCGATCGGCCTGGACTCGGCCGAAGTGGGCAACCCGCCTTCCAAGTTTGAGCGGCTGTACGGGAAGGCGCGTGAAGCGGGCCTGCGGCTGACGGCCCACGCAGGGGAGGAGGGCCCGGCGTCGTACATTATCGAAGCCCTGGACGTCCTGGGCGTGGAACGGATCGACCACGGCATCCGCTGCATGGACGATCCCGACCTGGTGGAGCGCCTCGTGGACGCACGCATTCCCCTGACGGTCTGCCCCCTGTCCAACGTCCGGCTCCGCGCCGTGGACACCCTCGCCGATCATCCCTTGCCCGCCATGCTGGCAGCCGGCCTGAATGTCTCGGTCAATTCCGACGACCCCGCGTACTTCGGCGGGTACGTGGATGACAACTTTGCGCAGCTCACCACGGTGTTCGACCTCTCCGATTTCGACAAGGCACGCCTGGCCGCCAACTCCATCCACTCCTCCTTCGCGTCGGAGGAGCGGAAGGCGGAACTGCTGGCGGAATTGAACGGCAGGGAAGTGTCCGACTGACCCCCGCTGTGTCGAGCGCAACAGCGGTGCTTTTTGCCCGGTAAACTAGGTGCCGCAGGCGTGTCCGGGGAGTGCAGGGCGGCACCCATGCCAGCGCTTCCAGGGTTATGCAGACAGCCCTTACCCGAGACCTCCGCCTCACTTGCGGCACCATCCGCTTCACAGTCGGTCACGACACGCAGAGTTAACCAATTAAAGTCGCGCGATTTAATGGGCAGTTGGCAAGATGCCTAAGACCGATCGCTTTTATATAAGGGGAATCATGGCCAAGTCCACCGCAGAAAACACCTACCTTCGACTCAAGACCGTCCTGGATGTCCTGACCGAAGGCGTGTGGTCCGGCGATGCACTGAATGCGGGCCAGGTCCTGGCGGAGGCAACCGCCCGCGTGCCCTTCAACGACCATGAGGCCGAACTCCTCAGCGGCGGCATCCCGCGCGGCCACAAGACCCTCACCTCGGCCACCGCCAAGCTCGTGAAGGCCGGCTGGCTGATCAAGGGCCGCACCGGCTGGACCATCACCGAGGACGGCATGCGCGCCACGGTCGCCTTCCCGGACGCTGACTCCTTCGCGGCCGCGCTCGACGCCGGCACTCCCGTCCCTGCCGACACGCCGGTCCCCACGGCTCCCGCAGGCTTTGTCCGCCCCGTCTCCGCCGCCGCGGCCACACTTGAGGTTCCGGCCAAGACGGAAGCCCCGAAGAAAACCGCCAAGAAGGCCCCGGCCAAGAAGGCAGCCTCCGTTGTGGGCAAGGCAGCCAAGGCGATCGAAGACGCCGTCGAGCCCGTGGTGGCAGCCGTCCGCAAGGGCAAGACGCCCGCGAAGGACAAGGCCGCTGCTGCACCTGCTGCCGATGTTGCTGCCGAACCGCTGGAGGGTCCGGACGTCGAAACCCTGCCGCAGCCCGAAGCCGTGGCCCTGGCCGGCGACTTCAACACCATCCTGGGTGCACCCGAGAACTGGGCGCCGCAGTATGACGAGGCACAGATGGAGTTCGACTTCCTGGACCAGCTGTGGAAGAAGAGCGCCGAGCTTCCCGCCGGCTTCTACACGTTCAAGATCGCCCTCAACCGCTCGTGGACTGAGAACTACGGCGCGTTCGGCACCTTCGATGGCCCCAACCACGAGCTGCACCACGCCGGCGGCACCGTGACCATCCGTTACAACCACGCCACCCGCGACATCACCATCAACTAGCCCTTACGCAGCCCCGTCGGGTCGTAAGTAACCGTCTCCCGGGTTGGGAGACGCGGTTACTGCGACCCGATGGGGGCAGCAAGGTTTGGAGAAGGAGCACCATGGGCAGGCACGCAGACTCAGCGCACGATTCGGCGCGGGGCGGTTCGGCCCAGAACGCTGTCCGCCTGGACGCCCGGGTGTTTGGGATGGTCCAGGGTGTGGGCTTCCGCTACTGGACCATGGGCACCGCGGAGGAACTTGGATTGTCCGGCGAGGTGAGCAACCTCGACGACGGGTCGGTGTCGGTAATTGCCGAAGGCGCCGAACCGCAGGTCCGGAAACTGCTGGACTGGCTCAAGTCGGACCGGACCCCTGGGCGGGTGGAGCGGGTTGAGTCCGGCTTTTCAGCTGCCCAGGGGACCTTCGGCGGATTCCGGGCGCACTGACGGCACCCGTTTCTGTGCGGCTACTCCCGGGGGCTTAGGCCGATGAAGGCGCCAAGTTCCTCCAGCGCCGCGGGCTTGTGCGGCATGTAGCTGGTGAGCTCCGGGGAGCGGATGATCACGGCACGCCATTGTCCGCGGGACACGGACACGTTGATACGGTTCCGGTTGAGCAGGAATTCGGCACCGCGCGGGGCCTCGGCCACCGCGGAGCACGCCATGGAGACCAGCACTACCGGAGCTTCCTGGCCCTGGAATTTGTCCACGGTTCCCACCCGCACCTCCGGCAGGCCGGCCTCTGCCAAATGCTTACGGATCAGATGGACCTGGGCGTTATAGGCAGCAACCACCAGCAGGTCCTGCTGCTCGAGGGGGCGTGACTCAGCGTCCGGGCCCGGCGTCCACTTCAGGCCGAGATGGCGGCGGGCTTGGCGCACAACTTCCGCCGCCTCCTCCCGTGACGCTGTGGTGTTGCCCGCGTGGTTGACCAGGACCGTCTCCACGCCCGGGGCCAGCTGCTCCAGTTCGCGGAGGGCCGCAGCGGCAGCGGAACGCAGCTTTCCTTCATAGCTGAGATTGGACACCGCCCGGCACAGGTGCGGATGCATCCGCCATGTGTCTGCCAGGAAGTACCCCAGGCTTGAAGGCAGGGTAGCGTGGCCGGCGGCCAGCCAGCCGAGAGCGGATTCATCCACGGGTTCGGGGTGCGTGCCCTGTGTAACCTGCGGGAGCTGCTGCGGGTCGCCCAGCAGGAGCAGCCGCGTGGCTGCCACAGAGACCGCCAGGGTGTTGGCCAGCGAGAACTGGCCTGCCTCGTCAATGACCAGAAGATCCAGTGACCCTGCAGGGACTTCCTTACCCGTCACAGTCCATGCCGTGCCTCCGATCAGGCATCCGCCCGGCGACGCCAGCAGCCGGGCGACATCGCCTTCTGACGTATGGCTCCAGGGAACCTGGTGTGGAGCGGCCAGTTTCTTGCCCACCACCTGCGGATCCACTCCACCGGTTTCAATGGCCCGGCACAGCAGGTTTTCCACCACGTTGTGCGACTGGGCCACCACACCGATTTTCCATCCCTGGGCCACCAGCCTGCCGATCACATGGGCACCCACGAACGTCTTGCCTGTCCCCGGCGGCCCCTGGACGGCCAGATAGGAATGGTCCAGGTCCTGCAGTGACACGGTGATCGCCCGTGCATAGTCAGCGGTGCCGTCTTCACCAGGCAGCACTCCGGCTGGTCCTTGCCGGGAGCGGAACCGCGGCGGCAGCTTCCGCAGGATGTCCAGGCCCGGCTGCGCGGGGAGGGACGGCACGGAAGAGCCAACAGCCTGCGCTATCGCCGCGATGGCGGCTTCAATACTGGCGGTCGCGAGGGGCTGGTCCTCGGTGAGGGCCACCGGCAGGTGCGGGTAGGCGCGGACCTTTCCGGTCTCCCGCTCCGCAATGGTGATCAGGTGTTCCGGGCTGTCCGGCGCCGCTTCCAGCTCACTGATCCTGGTCCCGAACGTGAATGCCCTCGCACCGGACGCGGCCGGCGGATCGGTCATGCCATCGGGTCCAGGCGCGTCATACAGGCGGCACCAGCTGGAGTCGGGGCGGAAATCTGAGCCCTCGGTCATGGTTCCGCGGAGCTTCAGGACCCGCGTGCGCATCCGTTCCCGGGGCTTTGCCAGGGCCCAGTCCGACACAACTTCCGCCGAGGACACAACGAAGACATTCCGTTGGTCGGACCAGTTGTCCAGCGGTGCCTCGACCCGGTCGAAATGCTGCCACCAGAACTGCTTGCGCTCGCGGCGGTGGTATCCGGTGGCGGCGGCAACCATGGCGATGGCGCGCTCGTCGTCGGTCCACGGACGGTTGTCCGGCAAGCCTGCAAGGTACTCCCGCAGCCTGGTTTCCTCAGGCGACTCACCGGCGTGGGCTGAACCGTCACCGGCAGCTCCCTCGCCGGCCGCTGACAGGACCTGCCCGGCCAGAGTGGCCTGTCCGCCCGCAGCATCCATCGCTCCCAGTGCGTCCTGGCTTGGCTCTCCGGGGACACCGGCTTGTTGGCCCAGCTGAAGCAACCAGTCCCGGAGCCGGAGGGTGGAGAGGCAGTCGTACTGGTTGTAGTCCGAGATCGAGGCCAGGATGGCGTCGGCATCGTCCTGCCGCCCGTCATCACGGGCGGCGCAGTAGGCGGCGTAGGCAACCACAGAGGCCCCGGCGTCCTTGACTTCCCCGGACCGTAGGTTGTCCCCCATGTAAAGCGGTTCCAGCTTCTTGATGGAATAGGACGCTTCCGAGACCCGGATGGAGTGCCCGACCGTGGCGTACAGGTCCACCAGCAGCCCCTGCCGGAGCCAGTCGTCTACTGTGTCCTCACCGGCCTGGTGCGCCAGGGACAGGTTCCGCAGCGCCGTTTTTTCGTAGGCGGCGTAATGGTAGACGTGCATGTCCGGGTACATGGCGCGGCGTTCCTCGACGTAATCCAGGAAGTCGAGGAAGGCACGGCGCTCGCCGGAGCGGGAATGGGCCCAGAACGGCCGGAACACCGGATCCCCGGGGGCGCCCGCCACCGGGGCCTCTATGACACCAAACAGGTATTCGATGCCCCAGGCGCCGGTGGCGGGATCCTGCCAGAGCGGATCGCCCTCGAAGTCAAAGAAGATGTCGCCGGCACTGGGGGCAGGAAGCGAGCCGATCGTATGGTCGGGAAGGACGCTGAACGACACTGTATGCGGCTGTCCATCCTTGGTGAACGTCCGGGAACCTGCAGTCGGGTCCAGGCCAAGCTGCATCCGCGCCTGGGCGCGGAGCCTGGCCACCGAGTTCCTGGCCTCGCCGGCAGGCATGGCTGCCAACTCGTCGATGGTGGTGATGCCGGCCCCGTGCAGCTTCCGCCGCTGGACCACGGACATGCCAGCCACCATCAGGAGATCCCGGTGAAGCTGCACCTGCTCCGCGCAGTAGTCGCAGCGCCCGCAGTGGACGACGCCGGGCTGTTGCCACTCCACTGCGCCGTCACCGGCGCGGTGGCTGGCTGTGAGGTGGCGGAAGCGCCGGCGTCGTTCCCGGAAGACGGGCAGGAGATCCGGCAGGGAATGGCTGCTCCTGAGCCAGTCATCGCCCACCCGCGTTCCGAGTACCAGCGTGACAACCGGTGAGGGCTCCAGGCCCATCCCCAGGAGTTGGTCGCCGTAGGCGGCAAGCTGCAGCAGCGCCCCCACTTTTGCATGCCGGGCAAGTTTGGTGTCCCACACCTCGTAGCGGCCGGGGTTGCCGGTCCCGGCGGCCTCGTTGACCAGGAAGTCGGCGTAGCCCAGGAATTCGCCGTCGAAAAAGGTGGCCTGGAAAACCACGTCTGCCCCGGAACGGAGGGCGAGTTCGGTTTCGGCGTGCTTGGCCTGCAGTTCGCCGCGCAGGTTCTGGCCGCGGTCAAGGGAATAGACCCCTGCGCCGCGGCTGGCGTCCCATTCGCCGTACTTGGCCACCAGGCTGGCAAGCACGGTCCGCTCATGCTGGTCGCCCAACTCGCCGGCGCGTTTCTGCATCTCGTCAGCGGGAAACTCCGCCTTGGCGGTGCGGCCTAGCTTTTCGTCCAGGATGCGGAGCATGCGGTACTCACACTCGCTGGCTGCCACCAGGTCGCTGGCCGAAAAGACCAGGTCCGGCGGTGTGCCGGGTCCGGCATCCTTGCCGGCAGCGTCGAGCAGAAACACGGGGCCTCCCCAACTGTTCGCGGGCCGGAGGACGGTTCCCCTGGCCTGGGATCAAACGTAGCAAGAGGGGCTGACAATAGGAGTTCCCCAGGCGCGCTCCTCTACCGCGGGGCGGGATACTGGGTCAGGCCGGGGGCTTTGCTACACGAGGCGCGCCACGCTCCGCCGGGACGGACGCCGGGCAGTGCCGTCGGAGAACAGTTCCGGCGTTGCCTCCTGGATTCGCTGGACATCCTCGAAGACGGCGCGCAAGTGCAGGCGCAGGCTGCTGTCTGCGCCGGAGAGGTTGTTGGCTTCAAGCGCGTCCACCACGGCAGTGTGCTGCTCGATCAGGGTGGACACCGGCCGGGTATCCAAAAGACTCATTCGGCGGGCCCGGTCCAGGTGTGCCTTCGCTGAGTTGACGGCGGTCCACGCGGACTCGTGGCCTGCCAGCCGCAGCAGCTCCCGGTGGAAATCCTCGTCCAGTCGGAAAAATTCCTCCACGTCGCCGTGGGCGTCCGCATCGGACTGCGCCTTGAGGATTTCCCGCAGTCCGGCGATGCCCGAGCCGTCCACCGCCAGATCCCGCAGGGAGGCACATTCGATAGCCTCGCGGACAAACTGGGCTTCGGAAACCCGCCCCAGGTCCACCAGCGACACGAACGAGCCGATCTGCGGGAAGACCTGCACCAGGCCCTCCTCGCGGAGCAGTATCAGGCTCTCGCGCACCGGCGTCCGGCTGACGCCCAACTCCTGGGCCAGTTCATTCTCGGACAGCGGTTCACCCGGGGGCAGTTGCAGGGAGATGATCCGGCGGCGAAGCGTTTCCAGGGTTTGGTCCCGCACCGAGAGTCGGGGGGCAGTCTCTCTTTTGTCCGTTGGCATGGCCTCAGTCTAACCTGTTGACACACTAGAATGGTAGTGCTTGTATGGTAGTAGAAATAGACGTGCTGCCCGTCACTGTTGCCCCCAATGGCGCCCCCGGACAGCCAGCAGCTGTAACCCATCCCCTTCGAAACGCATCACCTGCAAAGGAGCAACTGA is a window from the Arthrobacter sp. NicSoilC5 genome containing:
- a CDS encoding adenosine deaminase, with translation MPETETDFAEPAVPAKPLPVAELHLHIEGTLQPELIFALAERNGIALPYSGLDELREKYEFTDLQSFLDLYYANMAVLRTEQDFADMTRAYLERAAAAGVRHAEIMMDPQAHVSRGIPLEACVQGVASVLATSEEDYGISTMLIAAFLRDLPEDSALEVLDQLLAMNAPIGAIGLDSAEVGNPPSKFERLYGKAREAGLRLTAHAGEEGPASYIIEALDVLGVERIDHGIRCMDDPDLVERLVDARIPLTVCPLSNVRLRAVDTLADHPLPAMLAAGLNVSVNSDDPAYFGGYVDDNFAQLTTVFDLSDFDKARLAANSIHSSFASEERKAELLAELNGREVSD
- a CDS encoding glycosidase, producing the protein MAKSTAENTYLRLKTVLDVLTEGVWSGDALNAGQVLAEATARVPFNDHEAELLSGGIPRGHKTLTSATAKLVKAGWLIKGRTGWTITEDGMRATVAFPDADSFAAALDAGTPVPADTPVPTAPAGFVRPVSAAAATLEVPAKTEAPKKTAKKAPAKKAASVVGKAAKAIEDAVEPVVAAVRKGKTPAKDKAAAAPAADVAAEPLEGPDVETLPQPEAVALAGDFNTILGAPENWAPQYDEAQMEFDFLDQLWKKSAELPAGFYTFKIALNRSWTENYGAFGTFDGPNHELHHAGGTVTIRYNHATRDITIN
- a CDS encoding acylphosphatase, yielding MGRHADSAHDSARGGSAQNAVRLDARVFGMVQGVGFRYWTMGTAEELGLSGEVSNLDDGSVSVIAEGAEPQVRKLLDWLKSDRTPGRVERVESGFSAAQGTFGGFRAH
- a CDS encoding TM0106 family RecB-like putative nuclease encodes the protein MFLLDAAGKDAGPGTPPDLVFSASDLVAASECEYRMLRILDEKLGRTAKAEFPADEMQKRAGELGDQHERTVLASLVAKYGEWDASRGAGVYSLDRGQNLRGELQAKHAETELALRSGADVVFQATFFDGEFLGYADFLVNEAAGTGNPGRYEVWDTKLARHAKVGALLQLAAYGDQLLGMGLEPSPVVTLVLGTRVGDDWLRSSHSLPDLLPVFRERRRRFRHLTASHRAGDGAVEWQQPGVVHCGRCDYCAEQVQLHRDLLMVAGMSVVQRRKLHGAGITTIDELAAMPAGEARNSVARLRAQARMQLGLDPTAGSRTFTKDGQPHTVSFSVLPDHTIGSLPAPSAGDIFFDFEGDPLWQDPATGAWGIEYLFGVIEAPVAGAPGDPVFRPFWAHSRSGERRAFLDFLDYVEERRAMYPDMHVYHYAAYEKTALRNLSLAHQAGEDTVDDWLRQGLLVDLYATVGHSIRVSEASYSIKKLEPLYMGDNLRSGEVKDAGASVVAYAAYCAARDDGRQDDADAILASISDYNQYDCLSTLRLRDWLLQLGQQAGVPGEPSQDALGAMDAAGGQATLAGQVLSAAGEGAAGDGSAHAGESPEETRLREYLAGLPDNRPWTDDERAIAMVAAATGYHRRERKQFWWQHFDRVEAPLDNWSDQRNVFVVSSAEVVSDWALAKPRERMRTRVLKLRGTMTEGSDFRPDSSWCRLYDAPGPDGMTDPPAASGARAFTFGTRISELEAAPDSPEHLITIAERETGKVRAYPHLPVALTEDQPLATASIEAAIAAIAQAVGSSVPSLPAQPGLDILRKLPPRFRSRQGPAGVLPGEDGTADYARAITVSLQDLDHSYLAVQGPPGTGKTFVGAHVIGRLVAQGWKIGVVAQSHNVVENLLCRAIETGGVDPQVVGKKLAAPHQVPWSHTSEGDVARLLASPGGCLIGGTAWTVTGKEVPAGSLDLLVIDEAGQFSLANTLAVSVAATRLLLLGDPQQLPQVTQGTHPEPVDESALGWLAAGHATLPSSLGYFLADTWRMHPHLCRAVSNLSYEGKLRSAAAAALRELEQLAPGVETVLVNHAGNTTASREEAAEVVRQARRHLGLKWTPGPDAESRPLEQQDLLVVAAYNAQVHLIRKHLAEAGLPEVRVGTVDKFQGQEAPVVLVSMACSAVAEAPRGAEFLLNRNRINVSVSRGQWRAVIIRSPELTSYMPHKPAALEELGAFIGLSPRE
- a CDS encoding GntR family transcriptional regulator codes for the protein MPTDKRETAPRLSVRDQTLETLRRRIISLQLPPGEPLSENELAQELGVSRTPVRESLILLREEGLVQVFPQIGSFVSLVDLGRVSEAQFVREAIECASLRDLAVDGSGIAGLREILKAQSDADAHGDVEEFFRLDEDFHRELLRLAGHESAWTAVNSAKAHLDRARRMSLLDTRPVSTLIEQHTAVVDALEANNLSGADSSLRLHLRAVFEDVQRIQEATPELFSDGTARRPSRRSVARLV